The sequence TATTTCTCCACCAACTCCGGAAGAGAGTCAATTATTATTTCATTTATCGCTTGAGCGCCTTGAGAACCGCCGATTACGAGAATCAAAGGAACAGCTACTTCCAGTTTTAAAAATTCATGGGCGCCTTCTTCTCTTGTGGATAAAATTTCTTTACGAACAGGGTTGCCTGTCAGCGCCACTTTGTCTTCCGGAAAAAATTTTGCCGCCTCCGGATAAGAAATGGCGATGCGAACCGCAAACTTGGCCGCCCAGGCGTTTACCCTGCCCGGCTCGCTGTCTGACTCGTGGATGACTACCGGAATACGCAAAAGGCGAGCGGCAAAAAGGACAGGAAAAGATGCGTATCCGCCTTTGCCGAAAACCACGTCAGGATAAATCTTGAAAACGATTATAATTGCTTTAAAAACTCCCGCGACTGTTTTAAAAATGTCAAAAAAATTTTTAACGGACATGTATCGGCGTGTCTTTCCCGCTTGAACTTTTTTAAAAAAAATATCGTTGTCGTAAAGCAGACGAGCGTTGTAAGAATCCGTGGATATGTAATACAGTTCGGGTTTCAAAAGACGTTTTTCTCTGGCAATGTCTCTGATTGATTCCGCCACGGCTATTATGGGATAGAAGTGTCCACCCGAGCCACCGCCTGTAAATAAAATTTTCATAGATAAATTTTACCAACAACCGGCAACCTGTACAACCGACAACGCGGACTGTTAATGGCGACAGTCGGCAATTCGCTTGGGAGAGGAACAAATCTTCCGTCCCGAACGTTAGTTCTCAGTTGTTTGCCGTCGGTTTTTTAGCGTAGCGAGAAATATTTAAAACAATGCCGGTGCTAAATAGAGCTATAAGCAACGCGGTACCGCCGTGAC comes from bacterium and encodes:
- the murG gene encoding undecaprenyldiphospho-muramoylpentapeptide beta-N-acetylglucosaminyltransferase — encoded protein: MKILFTGGGSGGHFYPIIAVAESIRDIAREKRLLKPELYYISTDSYNARLLYDNDIFFKKVQAGKTRRYMSVKNFFDIFKTVAGVFKAIIIVFKIYPDVVFGKGGYASFPVLFAARLLRIPVVIHESDSEPGRVNAWAAKFAVRIAISYPEAAKFFPEDKVALTGNPVRKEILSTREEGAHEFLKLEVAVPLILVIGGSQGAQAINEIIIDSLPELVEKYQIIHQTGKANYETVTTTARIILEKSPHRDRYKPFDYLNDLSLRMAGSVASLVISRAGSSIFEIALWGMPSIIIPIPEKVSHDQTKNAYNYARVGACTVIEEQNLSKSILVSEIEHLMSNPKLMESMSQSAVNFSRPDAAEKIAREILTIALRHER